A stretch of Desulfotalea psychrophila LSv54 DNA encodes these proteins:
- the mobB gene encoding molybdopterin-guanine dinucleotide biosynthesis protein B, with the protein MAAIVSFIGWHDSGKTTLATRVVSHLKAKGYTVAVMKSSSEVGLEFDTPGTDTHKHKIAGADSVLLVAPDQMVLQSFQKIDSLQTMAHRFFPEADIIIAEGFKRARKIAKIEVIRDIDQKIRDEVTGVIALATNISGIRGDYVFRLDESEEIASFIEKRFLGEDARNKETTSLFVNGQKVPMKDFIQRSLAGTVHGYVNSLKVTEHIDEIELTIKFRK; encoded by the coding sequence ATGGCAGCAATAGTTTCATTTATAGGTTGGCATGATAGCGGCAAAACAACCCTGGCAACAAGAGTGGTATCCCATCTCAAGGCAAAGGGCTACACTGTTGCCGTGATGAAGTCCAGCTCCGAGGTGGGTCTTGAGTTTGATACCCCGGGTACAGACACCCACAAACACAAAATTGCCGGAGCGGATAGCGTCCTCCTGGTAGCACCCGATCAGATGGTGCTCCAGTCCTTTCAAAAAATAGACTCCCTGCAGACCATGGCCCATCGCTTCTTTCCCGAGGCTGATATTATTATTGCCGAAGGTTTTAAACGGGCCCGTAAAATTGCCAAGATAGAGGTTATACGAGATATCGACCAGAAGATTCGTGACGAGGTCACCGGGGTGATTGCCCTTGCCACCAATATCAGTGGCATAAGAGGAGACTATGTCTTTCGTCTCGACGAGAGTGAGGAGATAGCATCCTTTATTGAAAAACGTTTTCTCGGAGAAGATGCCAGGAACAAGGAGACCACCTCACTGTTTGTTAACGGGCAAAAGGTACCCATGAAAGACTTTATTCAGCGTTCTCTGGCCGGAACAGTTCACGGCTATGTCAACAGCCTGAAGGTGACAGAACATATTGATGAAATAGAGCTCACCATAAAGTTCCGCAAATAG
- a CDS encoding formate dehydrogenase subunit gamma has protein sequence MQKTTQSGLLSGLTVLLFLTFGAVSAWATASSPEYYQRLITGIVGEDWQKYGALFTLLQSHYFMWIFLLLITAVPLIFALHYLIIGAKHFDHGGKQILFFPLFSRLIHLLGAVSFTALVITGLLITFASFFGGGTFIRSARYVHLFAAFLALPALLLMLVIWLKDMLPAMCDIKWCLILGGYLSKKKVPVPAEKFNAGQKMWYWCAVPGGLIMAFTGFYLWSFGINIDLIRIYAIIHNVLGMILVAFYLTHCYMSIFAIAGSLKSMKTGYKPQEEVDILHSLHKYE, from the coding sequence ATGCAAAAAACTACGCAATCTGGCCTTCTCTCTGGATTAACTGTTCTGCTCTTCTTAACTTTCGGGGCGGTCTCTGCCTGGGCAACGGCCTCTTCACCAGAGTACTATCAACGATTAATCACAGGTATTGTCGGCGAGGATTGGCAAAAATATGGTGCTCTTTTCACCCTCTTGCAATCCCATTATTTTATGTGGATATTTTTGCTCCTTATTACCGCAGTACCACTGATCTTTGCTCTCCACTATCTGATTATCGGAGCTAAACACTTTGATCATGGCGGTAAACAGATCCTCTTTTTCCCCCTATTCTCCCGCCTTATCCACCTTCTTGGGGCCGTCTCCTTCACCGCTCTGGTGATCACAGGACTGCTCATTACCTTTGCTTCCTTTTTCGGGGGTGGCACATTTATTCGTAGCGCCCGCTACGTCCATCTCTTCGCAGCCTTTCTAGCCCTACCCGCTCTCTTATTGATGCTTGTCATTTGGCTCAAAGACATGTTGCCGGCTATGTGCGACATTAAATGGTGCCTTATCTTAGGTGGTTACCTCAGCAAAAAGAAGGTGCCAGTGCCTGCAGAGAAGTTTAATGCAGGTCAAAAGATGTGGTACTGGTGTGCCGTGCCCGGTGGTCTTATCATGGCCTTTACAGGTTTTTACCTCTGGAGCTTTGGCATAAATATCGATCTTATCCGTATCTACGCAATTATCCATAATGTCTTGGGTATGATTCTGGTGGCCTTCTATCTAACCCACTGCTACATGTCAATCTTTGCCATAGCAGGCTCTCTTAAGTCCATGAAAACAGGTTACAAGCCACAGGAAGAGGTCGATATTCTTCACAGCCTGCATAAGTACGAGTAG